A single genomic interval of Lathyrus oleraceus cultivar Zhongwan6 chromosome 7, CAAS_Psat_ZW6_1.0, whole genome shotgun sequence harbors:
- the LOC127106765 gene encoding probable carbohydrate esterase At4g34215: MESDSDRKANPPKRQIFILSGQSNMTGRGGVIKNPHHTPNKRWNGVVPPECSPDPSILRFSAALNWEQAHEPLHFDIDTKKVCGIGPGMAFANAIRKCVPDELGLVPCAVGGTAIKEWARGEELYENMVKRIKESVKGDESAEIRALLWFQGESDTSNEDDAEAYKLNMENLIYNIRQDLNLPSLPIIQVALASGFEYIEKVREAQKAINIPNVICIDAKGLQLKEDNLHLNTEAQIKLGHMLAEAFITVYQKINS, from the exons ATGGAAAGTGACAGTGATCGAAAGGCAAACCCACCCAAAAGGCAGATCTTTATCCTCTCCGGTCAAAGCAACATGACCGGTCGCGGCGGTGTAATCAAGAACCCCCACCACACTCCCAACAAGCGATGGAACGGTGTCGTTCCACCAGAGTGCAGTCCCGACCCTTCAATCCTCCGTTTCAGCGCCGCCTTGAACTGGGAGCAAGCACACGAGCCCCTCCATTTCGACATTGACACCAAGAAAGTCTGCGGCATAGGTCCAGGCATGGCGTTCGCCAACGCAATCCGGAAGTGTGTACCCGACGAGTTAGGCCTCGTTCCCTGCGCTGTTGGCGGCACTGCAATAAAGGAATGGGCACGTGGGGAGGAGTTGTACGAAAACATGGTGAAGAGAATCAAAGAAAGCGTAAAGGGAGACGAAAGTGCAGAGATCAGAGCATTGTTGTGGTTCCAAGGAGAGAGTGACACATCAAACGAAGATGACGCAGAGGCTTACAAACTCAACATGGAGAATCTAATCTACAATATTCGACAAGATCTAAACTTGCCATCGCTTCCAATAATTCAG GTTGCATTAGCATCAGGGTTTGAATACATTGAGAAAGTGAGAGAAGCGCAGAAAGCGATTAATATTCCGAATGTGATTTGTATTGATGCAAAGGGGTTGCAATTGAAGGAAGATAATCTTCACTTGAACACAGAAGCTCAGATTAAATTGGGTCACATGCTGGCTGAGGCTTTTATTACTGTTTATCAGAAAATTAATAGTTGA